One window of Ziziphus jujuba cultivar Dongzao chromosome 5, ASM3175591v1 genomic DNA carries:
- the LOC107420809 gene encoding glycosyltransferase BC10 isoform X1, giving the protein MKKARAWRLGMKDFLVMPGPRQRPQLRRPVWIILLVSFVSIFLIGVYVYPASSSASCFLFSSKGCRAFRRPPLLPSRPLTDDEIASEVVIKEILKSHPVQTKTPKIAFMFLTPGSLPFEKLWEKFFHGHEDRFTVYVHASRERPGHVSRYFIGRDIHSEKVGWGKFNMVEAEKRLLANALIDPANQHFVLLSDSCVPVHNFEYVYNYLMFTNVSFIDCFVDPGPHGNGRYSEHMMPEVNKRDFRKGSQWFSLKRQHAIIIMADSLYHTKFKLYCKPNMDGRNCYSDEHYLPTFFLMKDPEGIANWSVTYVDWSEGKWHPRAYRAQDITYDLLKNITSIDESVHVTSDAAKITVTKPCIWNGMKRPCYLFARKFYPETLNKLIHLFSNYTTV; this is encoded by the exons ATGAAGAAAGCTCGTGCATGGAGGCTAGGCATGAAAGATTTCCTTGTCATGCCTGGTCCTCGACAACGGCCTCAATTAAGAAGACCAGTATGGATAATTCTTTTGGTTTCATTTGTCAGCATTTTTCTCATTGGTGTCTATGTTTATCCTGCAAGCAGCTCTGCCTCttgctttctcttttcttcaaaAGGTTGCAGGGCGTTTCGTCGGCCGCCACTTCTTCCTTCGAGGCCTTTAACAGATGATGAGATCGCATCCGAGGTTGTAATAAAGGAAATTCTCAAGTCACATCCTGTTCAGACAAAGACACCCAAAATTGCTTTCATGTTTTTGACTCCGGGTTCATTACCTTTCGAGAAGCTTTGGGAAAAGTTCTTTCAT GGCCACGAGGACAGATTTACTGTTTATGTACATGCATCTAGGGAAAGACCAGGACATGTGAGCCGTTATTTTATCGGCCGAGATATACATAGTGAAAAG GTTGGTTGGGGTAAGTTTAACATGGTTGAGGCAGAGAAGAGACTTTTGGCGAACGCACTAATAGACCCAGCAAACCAGCATTTTGTCTTGCTCTCTGATAG CTGTGTACCGGTGCATAACTTCGAATATGTGTATAATTATCTCATGTTTACAAATGTCAGCTTTATTGATTG TTTTGTCGACCCTGGTCCTCATGGAAATGGTCGGTATTCAGAGCATATGATGCCTGAGGTTAATAAACGGGATTTTCGGAAGGGTTCACAG TGGTTCTCTTTGAAACGGCAGCATGCAATTATCATTATGGCAGACAGTCTCTACCACACAAAGTTCAAGCTCTATTGCAAG CCAAACATGGATGGACGCAATTGCTACTCGGACGAGCATTATTTGCCAACATTTTTCCTg ATGAAAGATCCTGAAGGAATCGCCAATTGGTCAGTGACTTATGTCGATTGGTCTGAAGGGAAGTGGCATCCAAGAGCATACAGAGCTCAAGATATCACTTATGATCTCCTCAAGAACATAACG TCCATCGATGAGAGTGTGCATGTTACAAGCGATGCAGCG AAGATTACTGTGACCAAGCCTTGCATATGGAACGGGATGAAGAGACCCTGTTATTTATTTGCCAGAAAGTTTTATCCAGAAACTTTGAATAAACTGATTCACCTTTTTTCCAATTATACCACtgtttag
- the LOC107420809 gene encoding glycosyltransferase BC10 isoform X2 — protein sequence MEARHERFPCHAWSSTTASIKKTSCRAFRRPPLLPSRPLTDDEIASEVVIKEILKSHPVQTKTPKIAFMFLTPGSLPFEKLWEKFFHGHEDRFTVYVHASRERPGHVSRYFIGRDIHSEKVGWGKFNMVEAEKRLLANALIDPANQHFVLLSDSCVPVHNFEYVYNYLMFTNVSFIDCFVDPGPHGNGRYSEHMMPEVNKRDFRKGSQWFSLKRQHAIIIMADSLYHTKFKLYCKPNMDGRNCYSDEHYLPTFFLMKDPEGIANWSVTYVDWSEGKWHPRAYRAQDITYDLLKNITSIDESVHVTSDAAKITVTKPCIWNGMKRPCYLFARKFYPETLNKLIHLFSNYTTV from the exons ATGGAGGCTAGGCATGAAAGATTTCCTTGTCATGCCTGGTCCTCGACAACGGCCTCAATTAAGAAGACCA GTTGCAGGGCGTTTCGTCGGCCGCCACTTCTTCCTTCGAGGCCTTTAACAGATGATGAGATCGCATCCGAGGTTGTAATAAAGGAAATTCTCAAGTCACATCCTGTTCAGACAAAGACACCCAAAATTGCTTTCATGTTTTTGACTCCGGGTTCATTACCTTTCGAGAAGCTTTGGGAAAAGTTCTTTCAT GGCCACGAGGACAGATTTACTGTTTATGTACATGCATCTAGGGAAAGACCAGGACATGTGAGCCGTTATTTTATCGGCCGAGATATACATAGTGAAAAG GTTGGTTGGGGTAAGTTTAACATGGTTGAGGCAGAGAAGAGACTTTTGGCGAACGCACTAATAGACCCAGCAAACCAGCATTTTGTCTTGCTCTCTGATAG CTGTGTACCGGTGCATAACTTCGAATATGTGTATAATTATCTCATGTTTACAAATGTCAGCTTTATTGATTG TTTTGTCGACCCTGGTCCTCATGGAAATGGTCGGTATTCAGAGCATATGATGCCTGAGGTTAATAAACGGGATTTTCGGAAGGGTTCACAG TGGTTCTCTTTGAAACGGCAGCATGCAATTATCATTATGGCAGACAGTCTCTACCACACAAAGTTCAAGCTCTATTGCAAG CCAAACATGGATGGACGCAATTGCTACTCGGACGAGCATTATTTGCCAACATTTTTCCTg ATGAAAGATCCTGAAGGAATCGCCAATTGGTCAGTGACTTATGTCGATTGGTCTGAAGGGAAGTGGCATCCAAGAGCATACAGAGCTCAAGATATCACTTATGATCTCCTCAAGAACATAACG TCCATCGATGAGAGTGTGCATGTTACAAGCGATGCAGCG AAGATTACTGTGACCAAGCCTTGCATATGGAACGGGATGAAGAGACCCTGTTATTTATTTGCCAGAAAGTTTTATCCAGAAACTTTGAATAAACTGATTCACCTTTTTTCCAATTATACCACtgtttag
- the LOC107420810 gene encoding probable plastid-lipid-associated protein 8, chloroplastic has product MAATSPLALLPSGFRGGPEASKPKLLNSRPKPTNFILAVSPLSQCRRQLKTFRVLASVSVSNPEVRTGPDDLVASILSKVTQTDRGVLLKKEEHEEVANTAKELQNYCVNEPVKCPLIFGEWDVLYCSIPTSPGGGYRSSLGRLVFKTKEMIQVIEAPDAVKNKVAFSVLGFLDGEVILKGKLNVLDTEWVQVIFEPPELKVGPFEFRYGGESEVKLQITYIDEKIRLGKGSKGSIFVFQRRNASV; this is encoded by the exons ATGGCTGCTACTTCTCCATTAGCTCTATTGCCCTCTGGTTTCAGAGGAGGCCCTGAGGCCTCCAAACCAAAGCTCCTAAATTCCCGCCCAAAACCCACAAATTTCATATTAGCAGTTTCGCCTCTTTCTCAGTGCCGTCGTCAGCTCAAGACCTTCAGAGTTTTGGCTTCCGTTTCGGTTTCTAATCCTGAAGTTCGGACCGGTCCTGATGATCTTGTTGCATCTATTCTTTCGaag GTAACACAAACAGATAGAGGAGTTTTACTGAAAAAGGAAGAACACGAAGAGGTAGCTAATACAGCTAAAGAATTGCAGAACTACTGTGTAAATGAGCCAGTGAAGTGCCCTCTTATTTTTGGAG AATGGGATGTGCTGTACTGTTCCATACCAACATCACCTGGAGGCGGTTATCGGAGTTCACTAGGCCGGCTGGTTTTTAAAACGAAGGAAATGATTCAGGTTATCGAAGCTCCCGATGCAGTCAAAAACAAGGTTGCATTTTCGGTTTTAGGGTTCCTGGATGGAGAGGTCATTCTGAAAG GGAAATTGAATGTTCTGGATACTGAATGGGTTCAAGTTATATTCGAACCGCCCGAATTGAAGGTTGGTCCATTCGAATTTCGATACGGTGGTGAAAGTGAGGTCAAACTCCAGATCACATACATTGACGAGAAGATCAGATTGGGGAAAGGCTCCAAAGGCTCTATCTTTGTTTTCCAAAGACGCAACGCTTCTGTTTAA
- the LOC107420811 gene encoding uncharacterized protein LOC107420811, with protein MSDYENVVVGKLKLKGKPLNVKAADGINKKKKKKHNKKKNSSHFSQSLTTPISNGEETMVSMDQAEDMKKDDHLTPAERRYLQQWEKIDRQRLAKMAAKSHRVRIQEFNQYLANLSEHYDIPKVGPG; from the exons ATGTCGGACTACGAGAACGTCGTCGTTGGGAAGCTGAAGCTGAAAGGCAAACCTTTGAATGTAAAAGCTGCCGatggaattaataaaaagaagaaaaagaaacacaacaagaagaagaactcTTCTCATTTCTCACAATCCTTGACAACTCCCATCTCAAATG GTGAAGAAACAATGGTGTCGATGGATCAAGCTGAGGATATGAAAAAAGACGATCATCTTACACCGGCAGAGAGGCGGTATCTCCAGCAGTGGGAGAAAATTGATCGCCAAAGGCTTGCAAAAATGGCCGCCAAGTCTCACCGAGTTCGGATTCAAGAATTCAATCAATACCTAGCCAATCTGAGTGAGCATTACGATATTCCTAAAGTTGGCCCTGGCTAG
- the LOC107420787 gene encoding putative RNA methyltransferase At5g10620: MVLTLSVSSLANSSAPIPLSGGRCKYAGQSVRAVPIRILWVGKKRSRGVQLVFDEYIGKLKHYCSVEDVQIRSNPKNARDWRAQVDDEDNAVVNLIRSDDWVVLLDEGGRDIRSEQMAELLGDAGNTGASRLSFCIGGPYGHGRLLRERANKSIKLSSMVFNHQIALLVLVEQLYRSWTILKGQKYHH, encoded by the exons ATGGTTCTCACACTCAGTGTCAGTTCGCTGGCCAATAGCTCCGCTCCTATTCCTCTCTcag GTGGACGCTGTAAATACGCCGGTCAGTCGGTG AGAGCTGTCCCCATACGCATATTATGGGTTGGGAAAAAGAGGTCCCGAGGGGTGCAATTGGTGTTCGACGAATATATTGGCAAGCTCAAGCACTATTGCAGTGTTGAAGACGTTCAAATTCGGTCCAATCCCAAAAATGCACG TGATTGGAGAGCTCAGGTTGACGATGAAGACAATGCTGTCGTGAATCTTATCAGGTCTGATGATTGG GTTGTGCTGCTGGATGAGGGGGGCCGAGACATAAGATCTGAGCAGATGGCTGAATTGTTGGGGGATGCTGGGAATACA GGGGCTTCAAGATTGTCTTTTTGCATCGGTGGGCCTTATGGTCATGGAAGGCTGTTGCGAGAACGTGCTAACAAATCAATTAAGTTGTCTTCTATGGTATTCAACCATCAAATTGCTTTACTTGTGCTTGTGGAACAACTTTAtag GTCATGGACTATTCTGAAAGGACAGAAGTACCATCATTAG